In the genome of Bremerella sp. P1, the window ACCTGGGGTGATCAACTTCGCATTCCAGATGCCGCTGTTTCGTACGGGTGGAACGACGGGGTCAGCGATCAAGATCGACCTGGTTGGCGACGACCTGGATCGCGTCAGCGGTGCTGCTGGGGCGCTCTTGGGTTCGCTGATGGAAAAGTATGGCCCTTACAGCGTGACGCCCGAGCCTGTGAACTTCTCGCTGCCGACGCCTGAGATTCGAATCACCCCGAATGATGAGCGTCTGCAAGATGTGAATATGACGCGACGTGATATTGGTCTGGCCGTGGCGGCAAGTGGGGATGGGATCTTGCTGCCACGGTCGTTTGATGTGGGGGGCGAATTGAAGGATTTGAAGATCATCAATATCGAGGCCCTGCAAAGCGATCCGACCAACGCGATGTTCAATTCGCCGATCGCCACGCCGAGTGGATCGGTCGTTGATCTGGAGAGCCTGGCGACACCAGAACGCGTGGAAGCCGCCGACCAGATCAAGCACGTCGATCGTCGTCGCGCGGTGACGCTGCAGTTCACGCCACCTCCAGGGGTGCCACTGCAAGCGGCGATCAACGAAGTCCAAACGACCGTCGCCGGTCTGCGGGAAGCCGGAGCCATCACCCCAGATGTCGATATGCAATTGGCCGGTTCGGCCGGGCAGCTGGCGCAGATCCGGGAAGCGCTGATGGGGGACGGATCCGTTCGGGGTACGTTGTTCAGCTCGCTCTTTCTGGCCTTGGCGATTGTTTACCTGTTAATGGCCGTGCTGTTTCAAAGTTGGACCTATCCGCTGGTGATCATGGTGAGCGTGCCGCTGGCCCTGCTCGGAGGCTTCGCAGGACTGGCACTGGTGCACCAGTGGAGCGTGGCCGATCGCTACATGCCGATCCAGAACATGGACGTGCTTACGATTTTGGGTTTTGTGATCCTGGCTGGCGTGGTGGTGAACAACGCCATCCTCATCGTTTACCAGACGATCAACTTTCTACAAGGACGAAGCGAAGAAGGGGACGATGTGAGCGATCTGTCCCCGCGTGAGGCGATCGCCAAGAGCGTGGAAAGCCGCGTGCGCCCCATTCTGATGAGCACGCTGACATCGGTCGGCGGTATGTTGCCGCTGGTGCTGATGCCTGGTTCGGGAAGCGAATTGTATCGCGGCCTGGGAGCCGTGGTGGTGGGCGGCCTGATCGTATCGACCGTGTTCACCATGTTCCTGGTGCCGGTGCTTTTAAGTGTGCTGTTCGATATCTGGAAGCCGCAGCAAGTCGAAATGGACGTGTAGCACTTTCGGAATTCACGCCACGTGTACCGCCAGAAGCAGTATCCAGCACATCGCCGCACCGAAGAGGGTGCCAGCGACAAGTCCAAGCGACAACGCGACAAATGTTCCGAATATGGCCGTTCCGAAAAAAGCTCCCATGATCGTCATCGCGATCATCACGTAGGCCAGGGCTCTGGCCAGGGTGCGATGATCTTCACGCGGTGCCGTCGACTCGGCTGCGGAGCCAATCGTCCAGCGATAAATAAAGCCTGAGCATATCCCAGAGATTGGCACCAGGATAATCCCTTGATCGATGGGCGTTCCTCGCACCATCGCAACACCGCCGCAAACACATGCCAGGCCCATGCTCCAGTAAAGCGGGTTGACCTTCTCGACGACCGATGGAGGTGCCGTAAGATCGACGTTGTGGTCGACCGAAACGGGATGGGTCAGGTCGACATCTTTGTCGATGGCCACCTCTTCTTCATCTTGTCGGGTCCGGACAACCAGGTTGTTGGCCTGACGATTGGTCACGACAACCTCTTGCCCGTCGTCGATCCATTCCATCTCACTTCGGGCATTGTGCACCTGCCCATAGATCTCGATTTGACCAGCCGGGCGAAGGGGTCCAACGGTCTTTCCGATGGTGCCTGGGTGAATAGTTTGATCCATAGCAGGGTCTTGACCGGTTGATCGCTATGCGTAGGGACGATGCGTGTGCCACAAAATGGCGAGCTAGTCGTAGTCTTGCTCGGGTTCAGCCCAGGCCGTTGCTTCACCATTCGGGTCGAGCTGGATATGAATCACGTGCGGTCGACAACACACAGGGCAGTCTTCAACGAACTGTTGCTCGCTCCCTTGAGACGGATCGAGTGGGATGACGATGTCTTCGCCACACGCGTTGCAGATGTAAGTGATTTCCGTTTGCATCATGGCCATCTCCTTTAAGTTACAGGCCTCGTATTAACTTCCGCATCCTCCACAGCCACCCCCGCCGCAACCACTGCCACATCCTCCTCCGCCGCCGCATCCGGAATCTCCTCCACAGCCACCGCCGAAGCCACCCCAACTGGAACCTTGGGCGGCACGAAATTCATCGGCAAGTGGATAGAGGTCTCCGGATGCGAACGCAGTGATGCCAAATAGTCCAGCGGCCAGGAAGTAGTCGTCGGCCGTGGTAATCTTCGAGCCTGGGGCCATCGGGTTGAGATGCGCGTTTTCATGTTGCCAATCCGACAGGATGGCGTTGCCGCGCGAAGTACGCCCGCGACGAACGGCCAGCCAGATACAACTGATCAGCGCCGGAATGACCATCAACGCGAGGAATAGGACTGGTTTGTCACGAGTGGTACCGATCACGAGCTTGGTGACCCCAAGGCCAAAGATACCCAGCATGATGAGCGAAGGCACCCACCGCCGCGCGATCGGTTCGTAAGGGTTTGGCTCGAAGAGCCCCATTTCCGTGAGCCTGGCCCCTGCTTCCTTGGCGATGGGAATCGAGTTGGCAATAACTGTTTGGATTCCATCCTTGCCGGAGCGTTTTACCTCGTTGTAGATATGACGTTCCAAGGTCGACGCACCCGAGGATGGCGGATTGAGGGCCAGCAATTGCTTGACGACGCGTCCGCCTGAGTATCCCCCTTCGACCAGTTCGAGTTTGCCGTCTTGAATCAGCTTGGCAATCGTGGCGATCACGAGTCCCTTCGGGCCTTGGGCCAGGTATGCCGCAAGCGTAGGGTCGTCGACTTTCGCGGGGATCGGTGGTTCTGGGATGGGGATCAGAAAGCGAATAGCGAGCGCGATCACCAGGAAGATGACCCCGGTAATGGCGTAGAACTTCAGGAATGTGGGGCCATCGAAATCCAAGGGTGAGACAGCCGCCACCGGATCGGCCTGACATCCGCCCAGGCTCAACATGGGTAGCAACACCAATAGAATCAGCGCCAACCACTTCAACGGATTGCGAGGAATGATGAAGTACTCGCTGAGATTGACCCAGCGGCTGTCGACGACCGACTCCATTTGCTCGCCGACTGTCGGCCAGATGTCCTTCGGTGGCTTTTCGCCGAAGTAGTTTTCGTAGCTTGCCAGGGTCTTCGCGTACCAGTCGTCGAACTTCTCGGTCTCTTCCCTGCGTCCCAGTGTGGGGCAATGGTGCAGAGGGCGAGGTAAGACTTCGCCGCAGAGTTGTTCCCAGTACGACTTCGTATAGGTCAGATGCAGATGCCAGGCCTGGTCGACGGCTTCCGATGGTGAAACCGCGTGGCCTGCGACCATCGAGAGGAAGAGGAATCGACGATATTCGTCGATCACACGTTGAGCGAAACCCAGTCGCCAGCCGTTTTCCCGCGCCAGTCTGGCGGCAAAGGTCAGCGTTGCTCCCGGTTGATCAAACGAGAACGCCTCGATCTTGTTCCACAATGCCTTCGCTTCCGCGTCCATGGCACCTGTTCCTGCGTAGTGCATGATGAGTTCGGCCACCGCGGAATTCCGTGGGCGAAATTTGCGGTCCGGCCTGCCTGACTTTATTCTAGAGAATGTCCTACCTGATTTGCGACAAGGAAAGATCGACCATCCGCAGATTGTCAGATCGTTCAAATTTCCCTGCGCAAACTATTGACTTCTCCTCCCTTTTGGCTCCGGAAATCCCTCATGCCTGACTTTCTTCCCTTCCATCGACGCCTCTTCCTCAAGTCCACGGTTGCATCGGCTGCCATTGCGGCAGCGGCGGAAGCCAACGAATCGACGAGAGTTATGAACCCGGCATACCAAGCGACCGGAATTCGCATCGGAGAAGTCACACCGACGACTGCGATCGTCTGGACACGCTTAACGAAGAACACAGAACGCAACAACGACGGGATTGTGTTCAAGAAGCGAGGCAAGTCCGAAGAAGCCCTCAAGACACCGGTCGAGCAAATCGAAGGGGCATGCCCGGGACAACCAGGCAAGATTCGACTCGTCTACGAAGACCAAGGCACCACGCTGAAAACCGATTGGGTGAGCGTCGACGAGGAGTCGGACTTCATTCACCAATTTCAATTGAAAGATTTGAAACCTGGCACCGAGTACCACGTACTATGCGAGACCTCGGTGGAAGGTCAGGAACATGGGGCTCGCGTCGGCACGTTCCGCACGGCACCCAAGCCAGATGAAATCAAACCGGTTCACTTTTGCGTGATGACCTGCCAGGGTTATCCTGACCGCGACCATCCCGACGGGCACCCGATCTATCCTTCGATGACAGCGAAGGATCCCGACTTCATTTCGATGACCGGCGATTTGATTTACTACGACAACGATGCCCCCAGCGCGATGTCGGTCGATCTGGCGCATTTACATTGGGAGCGGATGTTCAGTCTGCCGCGCCTGGTCGATACGCTCAGCAAGACTTCTACCTATTGGTTGAAGGATGATCATGACACGCTCAACAACGATTCCTGGCCCGGGCGGACATATGGCGAGGTCACGTTTGAAGAGGGGCAGAAGATTTTCCGGCAGCAGGCACCGCTGGGCAGTGATTCGTATCGAACGTTTCGATGGGGCAAGGATCTGCAAATCTGGCTGACGGACGGCCGCGACTTCCGTTCGCCCAATCGGATGCCGGATGGTCCTGACAAGACGATCTGGGGAACTGAGCAGAAGGCCTGGTTCAAGCGAACCGTGAAAGAGAGCGACGCGACCTGGAAGATTCTGATCAGTCCCACCCCGATTGTGGGCCCAGACCGCAAGGGAAAGAACGACAATCACGCCAATGCGGGCTTCTCCCACGAAGGCAACGAGATTCGGCAGTGGATACACGATAACGTCCCGGATAATTTCTTCGTGATCTGTGGCGATCGTCACTGGCAATACCACTCGGTCGATCCGGAAACAGGCGTCAAGGAGTTCAGCGTAGGTGCCGCCAGTAATTCGCATGCCGGCGGAACGCCAGGGCGAAATCCGAAGATCCATCGCTTTCACAAAGTGCAAGGTGGTTTCCTGAATGTGATCGTCGATGGGGATCAGGACGAATCGGAGATCACGTTCCAACTGTGTGATGTCGACGGAAATGTGGCGTTCGAGCAGAAGTTCGAGCGAGCTCGGACGATGTGACCGTGACGCGGCGTCTTGGCAATGGTAATTTAAACGCGATGTGAGAGTCTCTGCTTGGTTGCCTTTTGACGGAACCTTCGATGGAACTATTCGCGGTTGAGATACGGACGGCGCAGTGGCAGCCGATGATCCTGTGGTATACGAGTGCCTTGAACATGAAGGCCGCTGTACGCAGTGTCGAAGAGGGCTATGCACTCTTGGCCGGGCGAGGCTGGCGACTTTCGCTGCTCGAGTTGCAGGAAGATGAGCCAAGGGACCATTCGGCTTTCAGCTTGGCCATCGAAGTCGAGAATTTAGCGGCTGCCCGAGAACACATTGAGTCGTACTTGATGGAACCTTCGGCACCGATAGAGACGAGTGACGAGGGCTTTCTGCAGTGGACCACGACCGACCCCGACGGCAATCGCATCAAACTATTTCAATTTGTGGCCGTCGACTGACAGGCAATGCTTATCGGCGCGATCGCTTGTAGCGAATGTTGCAGCCAATCGCGACCGTCTCTTGAACTTCGGGTTTTTTGCCGGCCAGGGTGGCTTTGATTGCTTGATTGACGTAGTTCACCGTCGCTTCCGCGGCGTTGGTATCGTCGTCCATGGCCCCCATGTAGACGACTTTCCGCTCGCCGTCGATCACAAAGAATTCTGGCGTCCGGGTTGCTCCCCAGGCTTTTCCCAATTCCTGTTTCTCATCCTTCAGATAGGGGAAAGTGAACTTCTCGGTCTGGGCCCGTTCCTTCATGGCTTCGAGGGAATCTTCATCGATCAGGTTCGAGTTCACGGCGATCACCGCCACCCGGTCGTCGTTTTCCCACTTTTGGGCAAGCGCTTTAATGCGTTCCTGGTAGTCGACCGCATAGGGGCAAGTGTTGCAGGTAAACGCAACGATGATCGTTTTCTTGTTTTTCAGTTCTTTCCAGCTATGCGGTTCCCCGTCAGTTCCAGGGAGATTCTCCCATGGCTGGACCGTATCACCGATGTCCAGAACCGGGTTGTACTCTCCAGCATGGATGGCGGTCAGTGGCAAAACGACCGCAAAAATCAGGGCAAAAACACGTGACATCATTGGTCTCTTGGTTAGTCCGTAGTCGATAGGTAAAGCATGGTTGCTAACTGGCTATTGCTAACTTTCAGCATAGGCGACATTGTCGGCAGAAGCAAAATGATGCACCATAGGGCGAACGAAATCACTCAGGGGAAATTGTGACCAGTTGGGGCAGGTCAACAGTGGACGGCCGCGCAAATTATCTCAGGCGCGAGTCCCGAGTCCATTGAGATATGCCTCCAATCAGGGAGGAATCGGGCAACGTGGTGCAGCTTATTGGAAGTATTCTCAGCAGCATCGGTCTGTTCTTTCTTCATCTATTTGATACCGAAGGATTTCCCGCACGATGGTATTGCGGGTCGGTCTGGCAGGAAGAGCCTGGCGTTGGCTGGCTGCACATCGTTTCGGACCTGGCTATTTTTGGTGCCTATCTGACCATTCCCGTTGTCCTGGCTTACTTTCTGTTTCGGCGACGTGACTTGCCATTTCCAACGCTGATCAGTCTGTTTGCCCTGTTTATTGTTTCTTGTGGATTTGGGCACTGCATCGAAGCGATCATCTTCTGGGAGCCTGTCTATCGCTTTTCTGGGCTCATTAAAGCGGTAACGGCAATCGTGTCCTGGGTGACCGTGGTGGCGTTGATTCCCATTATTCCGCGGGTTCTCAATCTGCCAAGCTTGGAAAAGGTCAATGTCCAACTGGAAGAAGAGATCACCGAACGCCGACGAGCAGAAGCCCTGTTTCGGACAATTTTCTCTGGAGTTCCCAACGGAATCATCATGGTCGATTCATCTGGCAAACTGAAAATGGTGAACCAGCGCGTCGCCCAAATGTTTGGTTACACGGAAGAAGAGTTGATTGGCCAGTCAGTCGAGATGCTCATTCCCGCGGACACCCAGGTTCGTCATCGAGAACTACGGGATTCATTTTTCTCGGCCCCGCGTGTGCGAATGATGGGGGAAGGGCGTGATCTGCACGGTGTGCGAAAGAATCGGACTGAACTGCCTGTCGAGATTGGCTTGAATCCGATTGAAATCGGCAAAGAACACTTTGTCATTGCTTCGATTGTCGACATCTCGGAACGTAAACGGTCCGAGCAATCGGTGGCAGAGTATACCCGTCAACTCGAGAAGTCGAACGAAGAGCTCGAAGAGTTTGCCTATGTCGCGTCGCACGACTTGCGTTCGCCACTGCAGGCAGTGAAGAACCTGGCCAATTGGATTCGCGACGATAACGCAGAGACGTTGTCGGAAGAGTCTGTCAGACACATCGAATTGATGCATCAGCGTATCCAGCGGATGGAGCGTTTGCTGGATGATCTACTACAGTACTCGAGAGTCGGACGCACGGAGCAGGCCATATCTGAAGTCGACGTCACTGAGATGCTTGACTCAATCATTGACAGCCTGCCGCGTCCCGAAGCCATGCAGGTTCAGGTCGATCCAGATATGCCGGTCATCCGTACTCTGACGGCCCCGCTGGACTTGACCTTCCGGAATCTCATTCAGAATGCCATTAAGCACCACGATCGTGAAGACGGTAATATTGTCGTGTCCTACCGCGATCAGGGGGATTTTATCCAGTTTTCCGTCCAGGATGACGGTCCTGGAATCTCACCGGAATTTCACCAACGTATATTTCGGATGTTTGAGACTCTCCGTCCCCGCGATGACGTTGAAGGCAGCGGCATGGGTTTATCGCTCGTCCAAAAGACCGTAGAGACGATCGGTGGAAGCATTTCGCTTGAGTCGCAACCAGGCCAGGGATCGACTTTTTCGTTTACTTGGCCGAAGAATGCTCCGCTAGGAGATCAAGAATGATCGCACAGAATATTCGAATACTACTGGTAGAGGACGACGACATCGACGCAGAGGCCGTCAAGCGTGGATTCGCCAAAGCAGGGGTGCAATGTCCCTTATATCGCGCAACCAATGGTGTCGAGGCGCTCGAGATGCTGCGGGACAAAAAGGGCTATTTCCAAGACGTGCCGTATATCGTGCTGCTTGATTTGAAATTACCCAAAATGAATGGACGTGAATTCCTCGAGGAAATTCGCAACGATGCTAAGCTACGCAAGAGTGTCGTATTTGTCTTGACAACATCGAACGCTGAAACGGATAAACTAGCTGCATATTCGCAATGTGTTGCTGGCTACATTACCAAAGCGAACGCCGGTGTTGAGTTTTGTGATCTGGTGCAAATGCTTGGTCACTATTCGCAAATCAATGAATTTCCGGTTTGTATCTAGAAGCGATTGGCGATGAACATTCCCGTAGAAATACCGAAGATACTGCTCATCGAAGATGATTCGGTGTTTCGAATGCTCATTAAGCGACTTGTGAGCAACGACTTCCATATCGATGAGGCTTCCAGTATCGAGGCCGGGCGAAACCTGATTTCCACCGGCCGATACCAGTGCGTCTTGCTCGATTATCGCCTGCCGGATGGGACTGGTTTTCAATTGCTGCCCGATGCGGTTGCGCGAGAACTACCCGTGGTGATGATGACCGCCATGGGGCATGAGCAACTGGCCATCGATGCGCTCAAACAAGGATGTCAGGATTACCTGGTCAAAGATGATTTGAACCGGGCAACGCTTTGCCGCAGTTTGGCCAACGCCATGCGGCAGGTTCAAGCCGATCGACAAACGATGCGACATCGTTTGACATTGCAGCGGGTCATTCAAGTCGCCGCTACGAAGTGTCGTCAGACAACCTCGGCGATGCGACAGTCGTGCGACGACAGTTCTGATCGAAGTAAGGCCAGAGACCTCTACCTAGATCAACTTGACCACTTGATGGACGATCTGACGGCTTATTCGCGACTATCGTCGCCGACCTGGGAAGTTCAGCCAGTTCAGCTGCCCAAGGTTCTTGAAGAGGTCCTTGGTGAGTTGAAGAATCGCACAGTCGGCTTGGCGATTGAGGTCTCCGATCAGACGGTAGCCACACTGAAGTCCGATCGGGATGCGGTTCAGTCCATTTGCCGAGGACTGCTTGATTGCCTGATTGAAGATGGTACCGATCAGGCCACGTTTGTATTTAGCTCGGAGCGGGATCAAGGGCATATCCGGGTCAACTTCGTCCCAAAAACTCAGAGCCTCGAGGCGCTTCAGGCTCAGCTGACGTCCGAAACCGTTTTGACGACGGAAGATTTCGTTGCCACAGGAATCGAGATTATTCGGCTTCTCGTCGAAGAGCTAAAGGGTACGATTTGGGCAGAGCTTCAAGAAGATGAAGTTCAGATCCGTGTGGATTTGCCCAACGGCAACCATCTCGACGGAGTGTCAGCCAAGTAGATTCAGCTCCGTCCCACATTGCCCCTCAGACTCTTTCTCTCAAGGAGTCTTACTCAATGTCGACCTGCATGAAGCTTCCTGGTTGCCTCGTTCTTCTCGGAGGTTTTTGCTCAGCCAACTGCAGCAACTCATTTTCCAAAAGAATAAGATGGCCCAGCAGCATTTGGCCGAAGCCCGTCGTCTTCGCAACAGCTTAACCGCGGCGGTAATTGATCAGGCTCTCGCCGCGTAGTTACTGAAACGGTGTGTGCCTGGGTGGTATTAGTTCTCAGGCTTGGCTTCCGCCTTTTCAAAGAACATCATGTGTTGCCAGGGGAGGCCATCAAACTGCCTGGCGAGCTGGAAGCCATTCGCTTCGTACTCGAGCAGCATCTGCTTCTTGCTCATCTTGTGCAGGAGCTTGATCGGGACATTGGGGTCTTCCATCCGAAATTCCAACAGCGCGATCTTGCCGTCAGGCTTGAGCGACTTCCGCATCGCGGCCAACATCTCGACCGGGTGAGAGAACTCGTGATAGACGTCGACACAGAGGATCAGATCGATCTTCCCTTCCGGTAGTTTCGGATTGTCGATATCACCGAGAACCAGCTCGATGTTTTCGATCCCTTTTTCTTCGGCCCGAGCTTTCAGCAGTCGCAGCATCTCTGGCTGGATATCAACGGCCAGAATCTTACCGTCTTTGCCGACCATTTCGGCCAATTTCAGGCTGTAAAAACCATTGCCGCATCCCATGTCGCAGATGGTCATGCCTGGCTTGACGCCAAGGTTTTCCAGCATCTTCTGGCAGTCTTCTTCCCGTTGGCGGCTTTCGCGGATCAACCAAGGGGCACCGTTGTAGTGCATGGTCTGGGCGATTTCGCGTCCCTTGTAGACGGGACGACCAGCGACGGTAGTCACGTCTTCCTGGGCGGAAGCAAACTGCGTAGCGATAAAGACGAGAGCGAGCGAGAAAGCAGCGGTGCGAAGCATAGGTTCCTGGCAGGGCGGCCAGGCAAAGTACCTAGGCCGCTTCCGAAGAGGGAGCAAATTCGGTGAGGCGATCCTCACTTACAGCGAGAATCGACAAACGATGGTTCTTTGCAAATTCTAACACGGCCGGTTCGTCGAGGAGAATTGTTTTTTCTGCCTCGAGTACCAACGTACTGGCACCGGCATCCACCATCGTCTGCAGAGTACCTACACCAATCGTGGGGACATCGAAACGCATGTCTTGCTGCGGCTTGGCAACTTTCACCACGGTAAAGCCGCCAGCCTTGCAGAGACTGCCTGCCCGCTGAATGCACGCATCGGTACCTTCAATGGCTTCCAGGGCCAACACGGCCTGGTTCTTGACGGCTACGCTTTGGCCGACATCCAGACGACCGAGTTCCTTCGCCATTTCCCAACCAAACTGAATGTCCCGCAGCAGTTTTCCACTTGGCTGAGGACCAGCGATAATGCCAAAATTCACGAGCAACTCCGGAGCATAATCGGTCGCAGGTAAGAAAGTAATTCCGTTGTTTGCGAATGCGTTGACGATTGCCAGCAGCAAGGTGTCGTCCTTGCGATCCTTGGTACCCCATAGGATCTGCGGAGCGAACGTCTTCAGGCAGAACCAGTCGGGACGGTGTTTCCACAACACACCGCGATCAAACAAGCGAATCTTGTGGATCTTCCCCGCCATGGTGGCTTCGGTCGCGTTGTGCTTCTGATAGTGACGCTTCACTTTGCCGAGTTGACCGAGCCCGACCCAAACGGTCGCATCGCAAAGTTCTTCCAAGATGGGATCGGCGTGATCCTTAACCGCCGCGCACACGACACCGCGGCCGGAACGCTTGATGGCTTGGGCCACCACAATCGGAAGGTTTCCCCAGCCGGCGAGCAGGCCAACCGGAGACAGGTTCGAGGCATTCATGACGCGAGATTTACGAAGCCTTGCGAATGACCGGCTCGGTCACGGCTTCGGCTTCCTTTTCCAGTTGTTCAATTCGTTTGGCCAGTTGTTTGATCGTCTTCCGCATCTCAGGCAACTTCTTCATTGCCATGTGTTCGCTCAGGACGACTTTGGCCGGACCAGCCGGAACACCCAGAGATTGCTGGCCAGCGGGGATATCGGAACTAACACCCGCTTTGGCACCAAGCTGAGCTCCTGTGCCTATATGGACGTGATCTCGAACGCCGACTTGCCCTGCCATCACCACGTAGTCACCGGTGGTTGTGCTGCCGGCGATGCCCACCTGCGAGCACAGAAGATTGTGTTTGCCGATACGGCAGTTGTGGCCGATCTGAACGCTGTTGTCGATCTTGGTTCCTTGGCCAATGACTGTGGCGCCGTAGGTGCCTCGGTCGATTGTTGTGCAGGCCCCAAGTTCCACGTCGCTTTCGAGCACCACGTTGCCAAGCTGAGCGGAAAGGATGTGCTTACCGCTGGAAGAGTCGTAACCAAAGCCGTACGCCCCGACTACTGCGTTAGCGTGGACGATGCAGCGATCACCAATCTCGGTTCGATCGTACAGCACCACGCCGGGGAAGATGACCACGTCGTCCCCAATCCGGCTGCCGGCCTGGATGGTGACGCCGCTATGAATGACTGTGTTCTTGCCGATTACCACGCCATCACAGATGACGGCGCCAGCCCCGATGGTTGCGGTGGGGTCGACGACTGCCGCCAGGGACACGACTGCCGAGCGATGGATTCCGACCGACGCGTCCTGTTCCCATGGCTGAAAGAAGCGGATCGTCTTGCCGAACGCTTCGTGAACGTTTGCGACGACGATGCCATCGATGTTCAGTTTGTCCGATTCCTCGCGAACTAGCACTGCGGATGCCTGGCAGTCTTCCATCAGAAGCGCTGCTTGGTCTGGTTTATCCATCAGCGTAATTTCGCCGGCAACCGCGTCGCGGATGATATTGGCCCCGGTGATGACGCGATTCGGATCGCCAAATACCTTGCCATCTACGAGTTCGGCCAGTTGTGCCAGCGTGGTGCCCATGAAGGAATCCTTTCCAATGCGGGTCGGGTCGACAGAGATCGCACTAATGTAGCCGGTTTCCCCCAAACGAACCAACAGCAATTGTTGTCCACACTTAGCATCATGCTAGCGCGCGAGCAGGGCGTCGACGGCTTCACCTAACGTCTTATAACTATTAGGGATATTGCCATCGCCAGGCTTGCCCGAGCGGTCCAGGTAAAGGGCCTGCCAGCCGAAAACCTGCGGTGCTTGCACGTCATTTTCCCAGTCGTCGCCGATCAGTAAAATCTCGTCCGGTCCGCAGTCGAGAGCACGCGTGACGCGTTCGTAGAACGCCGCGGCCGGCTTCACCCAACCCACTTCCGACGAAATAAAGAGCCGCAGATCAAACGAGCTCAGGTGCTGCTCGGCAATCGGGCGAAGGCGGTGGTCAAAGTTCGATGCTAGCCCCAAGCGAAAGCCGGCATCCTTCAGACGCGAGAGGGCAGGGGAGACGTCTTCGAAGAGTTGCCAGTTGTCTGCCTGACCGAAGTGATCCCACAACTGCCGGAAGACATCGTCTTGCTTCTCAGGC includes:
- a CDS encoding response regulator, producing the protein MNIPVEIPKILLIEDDSVFRMLIKRLVSNDFHIDEASSIEAGRNLISTGRYQCVLLDYRLPDGTGFQLLPDAVARELPVVMMTAMGHEQLAIDALKQGCQDYLVKDDLNRATLCRSLANAMRQVQADRQTMRHRLTLQRVIQVAATKCRQTTSAMRQSCDDSSDRSKARDLYLDQLDHLMDDLTAYSRLSSPTWEVQPVQLPKVLEEVLGELKNRTVGLAIEVSDQTVATLKSDRDAVQSICRGLLDCLIEDGTDQATFVFSSERDQGHIRVNFVPKTQSLEALQAQLTSETVLTTEDFVATGIEIIRLLVEELKGTIWAELQEDEVQIRVDLPNGNHLDGVSAK
- a CDS encoding class I SAM-dependent methyltransferase; this encodes MLRTAAFSLALVFIATQFASAQEDVTTVAGRPVYKGREIAQTMHYNGAPWLIRESRQREEDCQKMLENLGVKPGMTICDMGCGNGFYSLKLAEMVGKDGKILAVDIQPEMLRLLKARAEEKGIENIELVLGDIDNPKLPEGKIDLILCVDVYHEFSHPVEMLAAMRKSLKPDGKIALLEFRMEDPNVPIKLLHKMSKKQMLLEYEANGFQLARQFDGLPWQHMMFFEKAEAKPEN
- a CDS encoding LpxI family protein, which gives rise to MNASNLSPVGLLAGWGNLPIVVAQAIKRSGRGVVCAAVKDHADPILEELCDATVWVGLGQLGKVKRHYQKHNATEATMAGKIHKIRLFDRGVLWKHRPDWFCLKTFAPQILWGTKDRKDDTLLLAIVNAFANNGITFLPATDYAPELLVNFGIIAGPQPSGKLLRDIQFGWEMAKELGRLDVGQSVAVKNQAVLALEAIEGTDACIQRAGSLCKAGGFTVVKVAKPQQDMRFDVPTIGVGTLQTMVDAGASTLVLEAEKTILLDEPAVLEFAKNHRLSILAVSEDRLTEFAPSSEAA
- the lpxD gene encoding UDP-3-O-(3-hydroxymyristoyl)glucosamine N-acyltransferase, translating into MGTTLAQLAELVDGKVFGDPNRVITGANIIRDAVAGEITLMDKPDQAALLMEDCQASAVLVREESDKLNIDGIVVANVHEAFGKTIRFFQPWEQDASVGIHRSAVVSLAAVVDPTATIGAGAVICDGVVIGKNTVIHSGVTIQAGSRIGDDVVIFPGVVLYDRTEIGDRCIVHANAVVGAYGFGYDSSSGKHILSAQLGNVVLESDVELGACTTIDRGTYGATVIGQGTKIDNSVQIGHNCRIGKHNLLCSQVGIAGSTTTGDYVVMAGQVGVRDHVHIGTGAQLGAKAGVSSDIPAGQQSLGVPAGPAKVVLSEHMAMKKLPEMRKTIKQLAKRIEQLEKEAEAVTEPVIRKAS
- a CDS encoding HAD-IA family hydrolase, with the translated sequence MDAVGTVIKPHPSVAHAYQTAGRAHGIALDRETIRQRFHQAISKYSVHAFQTLQGADDPLRTDEKTEIARWRAIVNFVLSPQPEKQDDVFRQLWDHFGQADNWQLFEDVSPALSRLKDAGFRLGLASNFDHRLRPIAEQHLSSFDLRLFISSEVGWVKPAAAFYERVTRALDCGPDEILLIGDDWENDVQAPQVFGWQALYLDRSGKPGDGNIPNSYKTLGEAVDALLAR